The DNA region CAGAACACCTTTTAAAAGATTACGTGGTACTATTGGGTCGAATAAACCTTTATGGAATAAATACTCAGACACTTGTGAACCTTCAGgtattaccttttttaatgtttgttcaATTACTCTTTTACCCGCAAATGCAATGTAGGCGTTAGGTTCAGCAATAATGATATCCCCCAACATACCAAAACTGGCTGTTACTCCACCAGTTGTAGGAGATGTAAGAATTGATACATAGAATAACTTTTTATCTGATTGATAATTAGATGAAGCAGAAGATATTTTAGCCATTTGCATCAAGCTCAAACTTCCTTCTTGCATGCGTGCTCCTCCAGAAGCACACACAATAATGACAGGTAGAGATCGATTAGTAGCATACTCGATCAAACGAGTAATTTTCTCGCCTACTACGGATCCCATACTACCTCCCATAAACTGAAAATCCATAACGCCAATTGCTACGGGAATACCATTTATTTGACCTATGCCTGTTTGAATAGCATCAGCTAAACCTGTCCTTCTTTGATAAGAATCGATACGATCTCCATAAGGTTCCTCTTTTGAACGAAAATCAATGGGGTCTATAGATATCATATCTTTATCCAGAGGATCCCAAGTTCCGGGATCAATCGAAAGTTCAATTCTATCTGAACTactcattttcaaatgatatccacactgttcacaaatattcatttttgacttaaaaaattttttataatttaatccatAACAATTTTCGCATTGAACCCATAAATGTTTGtatttttgatttatattgaaatcattggattctacttcttcatggaagtcggattctacttcttcatggaattctacttcttcatggaattctacttcttcattgaaatcggattccacttcttcattgaaatcggattccacttcttcattgaaatcggattccacttcttcattgaaatcggattccacttcttcattgaaatcagattctacttcttcattgaaatcattggattctacttcttcgtggaattctacttcttcatggaaatcggattctacttcttcatggaagtcggattctacttcttcgtggaattctacttcttcatggaaatcggattccacCTCTTCATGGAAATCATTGAAATTTTTTCTAGTTCTTTTACTAGACCTACCGCTCTCACTACTATTTCTATTTTCAGTACAAATGAAGTTATAAAAGTAACTGTCACTGTAATTGTTGGTACTACCCGAAATAGAACTATTAATACTGACTTCAAAACGAAGATAACTATCAATGCAACTATTAATGTGATTATTCCAACCAGATTGAGTATCATACATGTAATGATAATAGTAGTGATTCTTTTTCTTAGACCCCCTACTCAAATAACTAGAAAGTTTTTTTTCTAGTTCACTCAGAAAAGAACTATCATTGTCAACCTCAAAAATCTGATtttcaatatcaaaatatacAGAGTAACTGTCACCATTACTATCCCTAACTAAAAAAGTGTCATCAGAGATCAAACTCCaaatatccttgatttcaaataAAGAATCAACATTAGTGAAACTATAATTACCACTATGATTCCAACTAGGAATCTTTTTCTTCGTATCGTTCTTCGTATCGTTTAGAATAGGTTGTTCACTTCTACTGGTATGTCCAATACCATCAAGACTATCCATTGATTTACTTAGCCCACACCTAGATTTACTTAGCCCACACCTATGTTCTAACTTCTCGTTAGACAACATCGAACGGAACCACCATTTTCCCATAGAGTCTTTCTACCCcctatttgatgaaatacaatacattcgatggataatcattttactttcactatttgatttcttatcagaattaagcatacgaatctaatcctaatcattaggattgttaattaataacgagtaagtattgaaagaacgagtaagtattgaaagaaATGATTCTCCTTTGTGGGAAGCCGAGGTATCACTTCAatatatattgatagaatctttttataaattttaaaatagaaagacacagctttcttccatgtgatgtacaaattctcatcgaaaatagagatagttgtttatttctataaataaagaataaagaatttgttctcgtataatcaaataattaagtttctattttaacatggaacgaaaaagacaatatataggatgggtaaaggagcctttcccttggcttgatctatggcctgaaactaggagatataaaaaagtccaccaatcccaaggatccataattaatccaatcctatggatccaacaacaaacaatagaagtattgagttgtttagtcttcgatcttatcttgtatatatataggtaagatctgtacatctgtacatataaaagatatatgcaaatacatagtatagaatgctcattctttttttttttattcggcaatcggcccaatcttttttttaggaaaagattgggccgactttaattgcaatcaattaggagaacaaacaggaattactgaattatgcacacttactttttctctttatctAGCTTATCTACTGGTTCGAATTCGAATTTGATCTCTTTCCATACTTCACAAGCAGCGGCTAGTTCAGGGCTCCATTTGCTAGCTTCACGGATAATTTCATTACCTTCACGAGCAAGATCACGTCCCTCATTACGAGCTTGTACACACGCCTCTAAAGCCACCCTATTAGCTACTGCACCAGGTGCATTTCCCCAAGGGTGTCCTAAAGTTCCTCCGCCAAACTGTAGTACGGAATCATCCCCAAAGATTTCGGTCAGAGCAGGCATATGCCAAACATGAATACCCCCTGAAGCCACGGGCAGAACACCTGGCATAGAGACCCAATCTTGAGTGAAGAAAATACCGCGACTTCGGTCTTTTTCGATATAATCATCACGTAATAAATCAACGAAACCTAAAGTCATCTCACGTTCCCCTTCCAGTTTACCTACTACTGTACCGGCGTGAATATGATCTCCACCAGACATACGTAATGCTTTAGCTAGTACACGGAAATGCATACCATGATTTTTCTGTCTATCAATAACTGCATGCATTGCGCGATGGATGTGAAGAAGTAGGCCGTTGTCACGGCAATAATGAGCCAAGCTAGTATTTGCAGTGAATCCACCAGTTAAGTAGTCATGCATTACGATAGGAACTCCTAATTCTCTGGCACATATGGcccttttcatcatttcttcacatGTACCCGCAGTAGCATTCAAGTAATGTCCTTTGATTTCACCTGTTTCGGCCTGCGCTTTAAAAAGTGCTTCGGTGCAAAATAAGAAACGATCTCTCCAACGCATAAATGGTTGTGAGTTTACGTTTTCATCATCTTTGGTAAAATCAAGTCCACCACGTAGACATTCATAAACCGCTCTACCGTAGTTTTTTGCAGATAATCCCAATTTTGGTTTAATAGTGCATCCCAATAGGGGACGACCATACTTGTTCAACTTATCTCTTTCAACCTGAATGCCGTGAGGCGGGCCTTGGAAAGTTTTGGAATAAGAAGTGGGAATTCGCAGATCCTCCAGACGTAGAGCTCGTAAGGCTTTGAAACCAAATACATTACCCACAATGGAAGTAAACATGTTAGTAACAGAACCTTCTTCAAAAAGGTCTAAAGGATAAGCTACATAAGCAATATATTGATTTTCCTCCCCAACAACGGCCTCGATGTGGTAGCATCGCCCTTTGTAACGATCAAGACTGGTAAGTCCATCAGTCCACACAGTTGTCCATGTACCAGTAGAAGATTCGGCAGCTACCGCAGCCCCTGCTTCTTCGGGCGGAACTCCAGGTTGAGGAGTTACTCGGAATGCTGCCAAGATATCAGTATCTTTGACTTCGTAGTCAGGAGTATAATAATTCAATTTGTAATCTTTAACACCAGCTTTAAATCCAACACTTGCTTTAGTCTCTGTTTGTGGTGACATAAGTCCCTCCCTACAACTCATGAATTAAGAATTCTCACAACGACAAGGTCTACTCGATATAGATTATGCATGAATGAAAcctttgacaaaaataaaaataaaaaaaaagaaaaaaaatattcaactaatattatcaactaatttcaatgttatgttaaaatgaaatggttcattattagaccatgtatttgattcatcaaatacatcattattgtatactccaaatacatcattattgtatactctttgatatatatggcgcaacccaaacccaatgtttgttttgcaagtttacaataaaatcaaatggatctccttcttattttgaatccaaatactaagaaaaattcactcttgacagtgatatatgttgtatatgtaaatcctagatgtgaaaataggcataattcatcctaaaagggtataaagaatagataggcggaaatccaatatctattcaaaaaaaaaaaagaacaatggccaattagatcgaaataatgaatcataaatggagttcgggttcgaattctatagataatagaatctaatacggatggtttttctataatgatagagaaatgaaagagacttactcgtgatttcatgtacttaatatttcttttgaaaaaaagaaggattGGCTGAACTTGAAAATTGACTCATTGAATGAGTAATTGAATGAGTAAACGATTGAATCGTATTCGGTTGGGTGGTACCAACTAAATCAAGTGCTAACTCCcatttatttcttattgaattaaccGATCAACTTGCTATCGGACATTTATTTTCGACTTGGCATGGCACTATTCAAAAAAACTTTCGACATACTttactttaattataattatgagaatcaaTCCTACCCCTTCTAGTCCTGCGGTTTCcacacttgaagaacaaaacctAGGGCGTATCGCTCAAATTATTGGCCCAGTACTGGATGTTGTTTTTCCTCCGGGCAAGATGCCTAATATTTATAACGCTTTGGTAGTTAAGGGTCGAGATACTATTGGTCAGCAAATTAATGTGACTTGTGAGGTACAACAATTATTAGGAAATAATCGAGTTAGAGCTGTAGCTATGAGTGCTACAGATGGACTGATGAGAGGAATGGAAGTGATTGACACGGGAGCTCCTCTAAGCGTTCCAGTCGGTGGAGCTACCCTCGGACGAATTTTCAACGTTCTTGGGGAGCCTGTTGATAATTTAGGTCCTGTAGATACTAGCACAACATCTCCTATTCATAGACCTGCACCTGCCTTTATACAGTTAGAGACGAAATTATCAATCTTTGAAACAGGAATTAAAGTAGTGGATCTTTTAGCTCCTTATCGCCGTGGAGGAAAAATCGGACTATTTGGAGGAGCTGGAGTAGGTAAAACAGTACTCATCATGGAATTGATCAACAACATTGCCAAAGCTCATGGAGGCGTATCTGTATTTGGCGGAGTAGGCGAACGTACTCGTGAAGGAAATGATCTTTACATGGAAATGAAAGAATCCGgagtaattaatgaaaaaaatattgcagAATCAAAAGTAGCTCTAGTCTACGGTCAAATGAATGAACCGCCGGGAGCTCGTATGAGAGTTGGTTTGACTGCCCTAACTATGGCGGAATATTTCCGGGATGTTAATGAACAAGACGTACTTCTATTCATCGACAATATCTTTCGTTTCGTCCAAGCAGGATCAGAAGTATCCGCCTTATTGGGGAGAATGCCTTCTGCAGTGGGTTATCAACCTACCCTTAGTACAGAAATGGGTTCTTTGCAAGAAAGAATTACTTCTACCAAA from Musa acuminata AAA Group cultivar baxijiao unplaced genomic scaffold, Cavendish_Baxijiao_AAA HiC_scaffold_683, whole genome shotgun sequence includes:
- the LOC135663174 gene encoding ATP synthase subunit beta, chloroplastic — translated: MRINPTPSSPAVSTLEEQNLGRIAQIIGPVLDVVFPPGKMPNIYNALVVKGRDTIGQQINVTCEVQQLLGNNRVRAVAMSATDGLMRGMEVIDTGAPLSVPVGGATLGRIFNVLGEPVDNLGPVDTSTTSPIHRPAPAFIQLETKLSIFETGIKVVDLLAPYRRGGKIGLFGGAGVGKTVLIMELINNIAKAHGGVSVFGGVGERTREGNDLYMEMKESGVINEKNIAESKVALVYGQMNEPPGARMRVGLTALTMAEYFRDVNEQDVLLFIDNIFRFVQAGSEVSALLGRMPSAVGYQPTLSTEMGSLQERITSTKEGSITSIQAVYVPADDLTDPAPATTFAHLDATTVLSRGLAAKGIYPAVDPLDSTSTMLQPRIVGEEHYETAQRVKQTSQRYKELQDIIAILGLDELSEEDRLTVARARKIERFLSQPFFVAEVFTGSPGKYVGLAETIRGFQLILSGELDSLPEQAFYLVGNIDEATAKAMNLEEESKLKK
- the LOC135663173 gene encoding acetyl-coenzyme A carboxylase carboxyl transferase subunit beta, chloroplastic-like — translated: MGKWWFRSMLSNEKLEHRCGLSKSRCGLSKSMDSLDGIGHTSRSEQPILNDTKNDTKKKIPSWNHSGNYSFTNVDSLFEIKDIWSLISDDTFLVRDSNGDSYSVYFDIENQIFEVDNDSSFLSELEKKLSSYLSRGSKKKNHYYYHYMYDTQSGWNNHINSCIDSYLRFEVSINSSISGSTNNYSDSYFYNFICTENRNSSESGRSSKRTRKNFNDFHEEVESDFHEEVEFHEEVESDFHEEVESDFHEEVEFHEEVESNDFNEEVESDFNEEVESDFNEEVESDFNEEVESDFNEEVESDFNEEVEFHEEVEFHEEVESDFHEEVESNDFNINQKYKHLWVQCENCYGLNYKKFFKSKMNICEQCGYHLKMSSSDRIELSIDPGTWDPLDKDMISIDPIDFRSKEEPYGDRIDSYQRRTGLADAIQTGIGQINGIPVAIGVMDFQFMGGSMGSVVGEKITRLIEYATNRSLPVIIVCASGGARMQEGSLSLMQMAKISSASSNYQSDKKLFYVSILTSPTTGGVTASFGMLGDIIIAEPNAYIAFAGKRVIEQTLKKVIPEGSQVSEYLFHKGLFDPIVPRNLLKGVLGELFQLHGFFPLNPSSKM
- the LOC135663175 gene encoding ribulose bisphosphate carboxylase large chain; the protein is MSCREGLMSPQTETKASVGFKAGVKDYKLNYYTPDYEVKDTDILAAFRVTPQPGVPPEEAGAAVAAESSTGTWTTVWTDGLTSLDRYKGRCYHIEAVVGEENQYIAYVAYPLDLFEEGSVTNMFTSIVGNVFGFKALRALRLEDLRIPTSYSKTFQGPPHGIQVERDKLNKYGRPLLGCTIKPKLGLSAKNYGRAVYECLRGGLDFTKDDENVNSQPFMRWRDRFLFCTEALFKAQAETGEIKGHYLNATAGTCEEMMKRAICARELGVPIVMHDYLTGGFTANTSLAHYCRDNGLLLHIHRAMHAVIDRQKNHGMHFRVLAKALRMSGGDHIHAGTVVGKLEGEREMTLGFVDLLRDDYIEKDRSRGIFFTQDWVSMPGVLPVASGGIHVWHMPALTEIFGDDSVLQFGGGTLGHPWGNAPGAVANRVALEACVQARNEGRDLAREGNEIIREASKWSPELAAACEVWKEIKFEFEPVDKLDKEKK